In the genome of Fuerstiella sp., one region contains:
- the rnpA gene encoding ribonuclease P protein component — MECVRMVNDDISAGTRQPVRFIQTTSVRLRTTREFRRCYEAGRPVGDRYLLLFAAVNDQPYPRFGVSVSKKHGNAARRNRKKRMLREAFRLAQHDLPGLDFVLVPRQTDDATLRDYITSLVRLATQLWTRIEPNQQTNA; from the coding sequence ATGGAATGCGTTCGGATGGTCAACGACGACATATCAGCCGGTACCCGTCAGCCGGTCCGATTCATTCAGACGACGAGCGTTCGTCTGCGCACCACCCGGGAATTTCGGCGCTGCTATGAGGCAGGTCGTCCGGTGGGAGACAGATATCTCTTACTGTTTGCTGCGGTAAACGATCAGCCCTACCCGCGGTTTGGCGTTAGTGTGTCGAAGAAACATGGAAACGCAGCCCGGCGAAACCGAAAAAAACGAATGCTGAGAGAAGCATTTCGACTTGCTCAGCACGACTTGCCGGGACTTGACTTCGTTTTGGTTCCCCGGCAGACAGACGATGCGACTCTGCGGGACTACATCACGTCACTTGTGCGTCTGGCAACTCAGCTGTGGACCCGAATCGAACCAAATCAGCAGACCAATGCCTGA
- a CDS encoding FHA domain-containing protein, giving the protein MKVVLELLQLNSNVRRVTIRHDVVIGRSGDCNLRISSPQVSRRHCFLRVDDNRVAVTDLESFNGTWLNGQKTVPGKRYFVEDGMQLAIGPVCFVARISAQEHDVRQSDDASTRLPRKPNYRQSSSSEDQPEADRSSHEQTSNKSSEIKAVGHGSESEEVVVLDDATLAVDGGVSVEAIEMVFGEGDLELIDDD; this is encoded by the coding sequence ATGAAGGTCGTGTTAGAGTTGCTGCAACTGAACTCCAACGTTCGACGGGTCACAATTCGACATGACGTCGTCATCGGCCGGTCAGGCGACTGCAATCTGCGAATTTCATCACCACAGGTCAGTCGGCGGCACTGCTTCCTGCGAGTTGACGATAACCGTGTTGCGGTCACAGACCTGGAAAGCTTCAATGGCACCTGGCTGAACGGCCAAAAAACGGTTCCCGGCAAACGTTACTTTGTTGAAGATGGAATGCAGCTGGCCATCGGTCCGGTCTGCTTTGTCGCCCGAATTTCTGCACAGGAACATGACGTCCGGCAGTCTGATGATGCGTCCACCCGGTTGCCTCGAAAACCAAATTACAGACAGTCATCCAGTTCTGAAGATCAACCGGAAGCCGATCGTTCTTCGCATGAACAGACTTCAAACAAATCTTCAGAAATTAAAGCTGTCGGCCATGGCAGTGAAAGTGAAGAAGTGGTTGTGCTGGATGATGCCACACTGGCCGTCGACGGTGGTGTTTCCGTTGAAGCGATCGAAATGGTCTTTGGAGAAGGTGACCTTGAATTGATCGATGACGACTGA
- the lipA gene encoding lipoyl synthase: protein MTALPIIDSTFDRPKRRLPKWLKRPLPQAGMAYTSDVISDLSLETVCESAGCPNRTECWSQHTATFMIGGSVCTRPCGFCSVSKGKTTELEIDEPERVAEAAERLELNYVVITSVTRDDLPDGGAEHWYETVLAVRERTGAEVEVLTPDFRGNRSAISRVIQSQPDVFNHNTETVPRLYHKVRRNAEYQRTLNLLRQVKHEAPDIPTKSGLMLGLGETREELLDVCSDLRRVGCDMITLGQYLQPTADHLPVDRYVPPEEFDEIGDECRKLGFRMVASGPFVRSSYHAGEMTDHLDRGTQPALMNR from the coding sequence ATGACAGCTTTGCCGATCATTGATTCAACGTTCGATCGCCCGAAACGCCGACTGCCCAAATGGCTCAAACGTCCGTTGCCGCAGGCTGGAATGGCATACACCAGTGATGTCATTTCAGATCTGAGTCTGGAAACGGTCTGTGAGAGTGCCGGGTGTCCGAATCGCACGGAATGCTGGTCGCAGCATACAGCCACGTTCATGATCGGCGGCAGTGTCTGTACACGTCCGTGTGGCTTTTGTTCTGTCTCAAAAGGGAAAACCACGGAGCTGGAAATCGATGAGCCGGAACGTGTGGCTGAAGCAGCCGAACGTCTGGAACTGAATTATGTGGTCATTACGTCCGTGACACGTGATGACCTCCCGGACGGTGGTGCCGAACACTGGTATGAAACAGTTCTTGCCGTGCGCGAACGGACCGGAGCCGAGGTGGAAGTGTTGACACCTGACTTTAGGGGCAACAGATCTGCAATCAGCCGAGTGATCCAGTCACAGCCGGATGTCTTCAACCACAATACCGAGACAGTACCGCGACTCTATCACAAGGTACGTCGGAATGCTGAATATCAGCGAACCTTGAATCTGTTGCGCCAGGTAAAGCATGAGGCCCCGGATATCCCTACAAAGAGTGGACTCATGCTGGGACTGGGTGAAACTCGTGAAGAATTGCTGGACGTTTGTTCCGATCTTCGTCGAGTAGGCTGCGACATGATCACGCTGGGACAATACCTTCAGCCGACCGCTGATCATCTGCCTGTGGACCGTTATGTACCACCGGAAGAATTTGATGAAATCGGTGATGAGTGTCGCAAGCTTGGTTTCCGGATGGTTGCCAGCGGTCCGTTTGTGCGTTCCAGTTATCATGCCGGTGAGATGACAGATCATCTGGACCGTGGGACCCAGCCTGCCCTGATGAATCGCTGA